The DNA sequence TTATGTTTTTGAAAAAGGGTTCAACTGGAGAGGGGTAAGTATTGATATTTCTAAAGAGAATACGAAACAATGGTATGCTAAGAGAAACAATCTTTTACTTTATGAAGATGCTACAAAATCTGATTATGGCACAGTTTTGCAATCTTTCCCAAAAGCCATAGATTATCTCTCTCTAGACATTGATGGAGGTTACACCGATGTTTTAAAAAAAATACCTTTTAAAGATTATGCTTTTAAAGTGATAACCATTGAACATGACTTTTATCTCTATGGAGATACATATAGAAAGGAAGAGCGCCAAATTCTAGAATCATTTGGTTATTATTTACTCTGTTCAGATGTGTCAATTACTGGATTCTGTTTTGAAGATTGGTGGATTCATCCATCTTTTTTTTCTTCTTCTGAACTCTCTACAATCAAGTCCCTTGATCTTAAAGCAAAAGATTATACCCAGATTATACAGGCGCTTCAAGTTGCTCTTGAGAAATAGTTTTCATTTAAGGAGATTGGATTCTTTTTAAAATGGTTTGTATAAGAACTCGTTATGAAGATCTCTAACTAACTTTTTCTAGAACCTTTCCATTTAAAAAATAAAAAAGGCTTCACTTTTCTTAAGTGAAGCCTAAAAGGGAATGGAGGTGGAGAGAATCGAACTCTCGTCCTTAGCAAACTCCCTATAAATGACTACATGCTTAGCATCTTCAAATTGAATTGATCTTGAGGAAGGTGCCACACAATAAACCAATTTGCTTTCTTCTCATCTCGGGCATCTTCTTGAAGAAGCGAAAAGAAAAGCCCATACTAGGGTTAATGACAATAGTTCTAACGCTCCTAGTCAGGCATTAGGCTATCGAGTTGCAAAAAGCGGTTAAGCCTTAAGCAGCCAACAAAAGTTCCTCGTTAGAGGTTTGGTTTTTTGCATTTATAGTTATATCGGATGATTTAGGAGGCCAACCGACATCCTCCGCATGCCACTCATACTTTGTTTCCAAGTCGAAACCAGTCACCCCCAAGCTAATAATAACAGAAAAAAGCATTATTAGCGATAGGAGGATAAATTAGCAAAAGAATTTGGATTTTATTAAGAAATCATTAAGAATTTCTAATTATCTCTTCATCTATAAAGAAGTGATTTTATCACAGTCAAAGTATTGTTCTAAGTATTTTTTTTGCAGAATTTGGGTTGACTGCAATTCCTTTAAACGCTTCCAAGCGTGGGGATGAAGTTTTTCTGCAGCTTTTTCGTAATAGTTAATCGCATGTTGAAACTCTTTTTTTTCAAAATGAGTATCAGCTAACTGAGCATATATAGTTCTAAGACGAGAAAAGGCTACAGAAGAGCCAAGCTTTACGGCCTTTTCAAGATAATCAATTGTTTTTTTTATATTTTTTTCTATATCTATGCCGTAAAAATAGATAGGACTAAGTCTTAAGTAGGCTTCTATGCAACCCGAACTCCCAGCAATTTCATAATAGCTAACCGCTTCACGGATATATAGTTTTTTTAAGGAATCTTTTGTTTCTAACTTAATACAGTCTATAAAAATCTCTGCAAGATAAAAATACTTTTCTTGAGAATCTAATGCCCTGTTTTTCCAAGAATAAATTTCATCTGCTAAACCAGAGCGTAGAGATCCAGCTTTTCCAAATGAGTCAAGTGCTCTATCTAAATTTTTTTCTGTTAAGTCCCCATAGAGATAAATATATCCTAAGGCTAAGCTAGCTCTCTTAGATCCTAATTTTTCTGCTTTTTCATAATACTTAATTGCTTTTTTGCTATATTTTTTATCTTGATTTCCTTTCTGCTCGCATATTTTAGCTAAGTCTAAACAAGACTCTAGGTGATTGTTTTTAGCTGCTTTGATCAAGTATTTCATCCCTTTTTCTTGATCAACTTCGTTGTAGATTTTACCAAGGATGTACAGTCCTTTTGGGTTACAGTTCAGGTTATAATTTGTATATTTAATAAAACATTTTTCAGCTAGTTGAAGTTCATGATTGTTAAAATATTCTATTCCTTTATTTAGGAATTCCTCTGCTTTTTCCGCTTTTTTTATCTGCATTCGGTTTACGATATTTCCCAATATAGGAATATGAGACAGTTTCCCTTTTAGAAATTCTTGAGATGATACTTGGTTAATACAAAGTGTTTTATGGGATGGATCAATGGTCATAGTTATCTCTCTATAGAAGAATATGATATTTAAAAAAAATATAGTTAAGTTTAATTATTATTAAAATTAATAAGGTTAGAACATATTAATTAATATAGTTTGTTTTTAATTTATAATAAATGAATCTATTTTTTGTTATTAACTTTATTTTTTAGTTTTTAAGAGATACGAGCTAGCATTTTAAGAGATGCTTGACTTATGATTGACTCTTTTAACCCCCTTTTATTTATATGTTTGATATCAATTCACAAGAGAGTTTCCCTGAGCGAGAAGAGCGTATTTTAGCGTTCTGGCAAAGTCAGGGCATTTTTGAAAAATCTTTAGATCAAAATCGTTCAAATCCCGTTTTTTCTGTGTATGACGGTCCTCCTTTTGCAACAGGTCTTCCTCATTACGGGCATATTTTGGCTGGAACCATTAAAGATGTAATCCCTAGATATAAGACTATGCAGGGGTATTTTGTACCTCGTCGATTTGGTTGGGATTGCCATGGGTTGCCTGTGGAAAATGAGATTGAAAAGGCTAAAGAGCTATCAGGAGCTTCTTGCATTGAAACATTTGGAATTTCTCAATTCAATGAAGAGTGTCGCAGTATTGTTATGCGCTATACAAAAGAATGGGAATATACAGTGATGCGTATGGGACGCTTTGTTAGCTTTACGGATACTTGGCGAACCATGGATCTTAACTATATGGAATCTGTATGGTGGGTTTTTGCTCAACTCTATCAAAAAGGATTGGTTTACGAAGGCTACAAGGTTATGCCCTTCTCTGCTCAATTAGGCACCCCTTTATCCAATTTTGAAGCTAATCTTAATTATAAGGAAGTGGATGATCCCTCTCTTACTGTACTATTTCCTCTTGTAGATGAGCCAAATACTTCATTTGTCGTATGGACAACAACCCCGTGGACTCTGCCATCTAATCTAGCGATTATGGTTAATGAGAACTTTGAATATGTAAAAATCAGACGAGAAGGTCATGATTATATTTTAGCACATAATCGATTAGGGCATTATTTTAAAGAAGGGGAGTATGAGATCATTGCTACCTTTAAGGGTTCTTCTTTGATCTCTAAGCACTATCATCCCCTGTTCCCTTACTTTGCTAGCTATGAGGGATTTAGAGTCATTGCAGAAATTTCTATTAGCAGTGAAGAAGGAACAGGTCTTGTGCATGCAGCTCCAGCATTTGGAGAAGTGGATTTTTATGCATGCAGCAAAGAAGGCATTGAGGTGGTGTGCCCTGTTGATCATAATGGTAAATTTACTAAGTTAGTTCCTGATTATGAAGGTCTCTTTGTAAAAGATGCTGATAAGGAAATCATTCGCCGATTGAAAAAAGAGGGAAAAGTTTTACAACATACGCAGATTCGTCACCGCTATCCCTTTTGTTGGCGCTCTGATACTCCTTTAATTTATCGAGTTGTCTGCACTTGGTTTGTTGCAGTGGAAAAAATCAAAGATCGAATGATGGATGCTAATCAAAAGATTCAATGGGTTCCTCATCATCTTAAAGACGGTCGTTTTGGTAAATGGTTAGAAAATGCTAGGGATTGGGCGATTTCGAGAAATCGCTATTGGGGAACCCCTATCCCCATTTGGCGAAGTGAAGACAAAGAGGTTATTATCTTATCTAGTATAGAAGATCTGCAACAAAGAACAGGAGTTACTGTTTCAGATTTACACAGACATTACATTGACTCTCTAACATTTGTTGCTAATGGCAAGGAATTTAAACGCATACCAGAAGTATTTGATTGTTGGTTTGAATCAGGTTCTATGCCTTATGCGCAAAATCATTATCCTTTTGAAAAAAAACAAGAAACGCTAGATCGATTCCCTGCAGATTTTATCGCAGAGGGGTTAGATCAAACACGTGGTTGGTTTTATACTTTAATGGTGATTGCAACAGCGTTATTTGATGAACCAGCTTTTAATAATGTGATTGTTAATGGAATTATTTTGGCAGAAGATGGCAATAAGATGTCAAAACGCCTTAAAAACTATCCAGAACCGCAACTGGTATTTAACCATTATGGGGCTGATGCAGTGCGTTTGTATTTGCTGAGTAGTCCTGTTGTTCATGCAGAAGATTTACGTTTTTCGGAACGCGGAGTAGAGTTAGTTCTTCGTCAAATGCTCATTCCTTTTTGGAACTCAGCAGTTTTTTTATCTACCTATGCAAAGATTTATCAATGGGATCCCAAAGAAATAGAATTTTCTGCTCCTCAGATCGATATCGATCGTTGGATTTTGTCTTGTTTACAAGGATTAATTCAAGAGGTGACAGACGGGTTAGATCGTTATGAACTGCATCGAGCAGTCGATCCTTTTGTAAAATTTATTGATCAATTGACTAATTGGTATATTCGTAGAAACCGATCTAGATTTTGGGCAGAAGAAGATACAATAGATCGTAAGCTAGCCTTTGAAACGCTGTATACCGTATTGATCAATTTAGCCAAAATCGCAGCTCCGTTTATCCCTTTTTTAAGCGAGGCAATCTATCTTTATTTAAAGACCCATCAAGATCCACAATCGGTTCACCTATGCTCTTTTCCAATTTATAACCCTGCATATAGAGATCAGCTCTTAGAAAAGCAGATGTCTTATGTGCAAACCGTGGTAAGCATGGGGCATGCTCTGCGTAAGGAAAGCAAATTAAAAGTTCGTCAACC is a window from the Candidatus Rhabdochlamydia porcellionis genome containing:
- a CDS encoding FkbM family methyltransferase, with protein sequence MKFGNFLVCKILAMTFLTCALESSELSFPFLQASHSADSRTRLNLLDTVDYYSQASQDKFVYMILYGLLRKQDQGYYLEIGAGDPINNNNSYVFEKGFNWRGVSIDISKENTKQWYAKRNNLLLYEDATKSDYGTVLQSFPKAIDYLSLDIDGGYTDVLKKIPFKDYAFKVITIEHDFYLYGDTYRKEERQILESFGYYLLCSDVSITGFCFEDWWIHPSFFSSSELSTIKSLDLKAKDYTQIIQALQVALEK
- a CDS encoding tetratricopeptide repeat protein; translation: MTIDPSHKTLCINQVSSQEFLKGKLSHIPILGNIVNRMQIKKAEKAEEFLNKGIEYFNNHELQLAEKCFIKYTNYNLNCNPKGLYILGKIYNEVDQEKGMKYLIKAAKNNHLESCLDLAKICEQKGNQDKKYSKKAIKYYEKAEKLGSKRASLALGYIYLYGDLTEKNLDRALDSFGKAGSLRSGLADEIYSWKNRALDSQEKYFYLAEIFIDCIKLETKDSLKKLYIREAVSYYEIAGSSGCIEAYLRLSPIYFYGIDIEKNIKKTIDYLEKAVKLGSSVAFSRLRTIYAQLADTHFEKKEFQHAINYYEKAAEKLHPHAWKRLKELQSTQILQKKYLEQYFDCDKITSL
- the ileS gene encoding isoleucine--tRNA ligase, producing MFDINSQESFPEREERILAFWQSQGIFEKSLDQNRSNPVFSVYDGPPFATGLPHYGHILAGTIKDVIPRYKTMQGYFVPRRFGWDCHGLPVENEIEKAKELSGASCIETFGISQFNEECRSIVMRYTKEWEYTVMRMGRFVSFTDTWRTMDLNYMESVWWVFAQLYQKGLVYEGYKVMPFSAQLGTPLSNFEANLNYKEVDDPSLTVLFPLVDEPNTSFVVWTTTPWTLPSNLAIMVNENFEYVKIRREGHDYILAHNRLGHYFKEGEYEIIATFKGSSLISKHYHPLFPYFASYEGFRVIAEISISSEEGTGLVHAAPAFGEVDFYACSKEGIEVVCPVDHNGKFTKLVPDYEGLFVKDADKEIIRRLKKEGKVLQHTQIRHRYPFCWRSDTPLIYRVVCTWFVAVEKIKDRMMDANQKIQWVPHHLKDGRFGKWLENARDWAISRNRYWGTPIPIWRSEDKEVIILSSIEDLQQRTGVTVSDLHRHYIDSLTFVANGKEFKRIPEVFDCWFESGSMPYAQNHYPFEKKQETLDRFPADFIAEGLDQTRGWFYTLMVIATALFDEPAFNNVIVNGIILAEDGNKMSKRLKNYPEPQLVFNHYGADAVRLYLLSSPVVHAEDLRFSERGVELVLRQMLIPFWNSAVFLSTYAKIYQWDPKEIEFSAPQIDIDRWILSCLQGLIQEVTDGLDRYELHRAVDPFVKFIDQLTNWYIRRNRSRFWAEEDTIDRKLAFETLYTVLINLAKIAAPFIPFLSEAIYLYLKTHQDPQSVHLCSFPIYNPAYRDQLLEKQMSYVQTVVSMGHALRKESKLKVRQPLRSAFVVSSDLEILKQLKSQRQLIADELNVKEIIFKEDETAFVLLLVKPNFRVLGKKVGKLMSAVKTALENLSQKELNQLLEENQYELILGKETILLSVDDIIIERRVKEGLVASTTGPVIVAIDAVLDEELLLEGLARELVNKINTMRRDLSFAVSDRIEIYLNTTEKVKKALSIHQDYVMAQVLGIKLEYSSQEEGSGWDLNGEKTFIAITRWK